In Monodelphis domestica isolate mMonDom1 chromosome 3, mMonDom1.pri, whole genome shotgun sequence, the following proteins share a genomic window:
- the LSM7 gene encoding U6 snRNA-associated Sm-like protein LSm7 isoform X2, whose amino-acid sequence MADKEKKKKESILDLSKYIDKTIRVKFQGGREASGILKGFDPLLNLVLDGTIEYMRDPDDQYKLTEDTRQLGLVVCRGTSVVLICPQDGMEAIPNPFIQQQDG is encoded by the exons ATGGCG gataaggagaagaagaagaaggagagcatCTTGGACCTGTCCAAGTACATCGACAAGACCATCCGCGTGAAGTTCCAGGGAGGCCGCGAGG CCAGTGGAATCCTAAAAGGATTTGACCCTCTGCTCAATTTGGTACTTGATGGCACCATTGAATATATGAGAG ATCCTGATGACCAGTACAAGCTCACTGAAGACACACGCCAGCTAGGCTTAGTGGTGTGCAGAGGGACCTCTGTGGTGCTGATTTGCCCTCAGGATGGCATGGAGGCCATTCCAAACCCTTTCATCCAGCAGCAGGACGGATAG
- the LSM7 gene encoding U6 snRNA-associated Sm-like protein LSm7 isoform X1, which yields MLGAAPFGLSPRPLPVSGRALPLPLPSKSEVCKVLSTSPQACEGTPQASGILKGFDPLLNLVLDGTIEYMRDPDDQYKLTEDTRQLGLVVCRGTSVVLICPQDGMEAIPNPFIQQQDG from the exons ATGCTTGGCGCCGCGCCTTTTGGGCTCTCGCCCCGACCCCTGCCGGTTTCGGGCCGGGCCCTGCCCCtacctctgccctcaaagagcgaG gtctgcaaagtgctttcaACTTCACCACAAGCCTGTGAAGGTACACCACAAG CCAGTGGAATCCTAAAAGGATTTGACCCTCTGCTCAATTTGGTACTTGATGGCACCATTGAATATATGAGAG ATCCTGATGACCAGTACAAGCTCACTGAAGACACACGCCAGCTAGGCTTAGTGGTGTGCAGAGGGACCTCTGTGGTGCTGATTTGCCCTCAGGATGGCATGGAGGCCATTCCAAACCCTTTCATCCAGCAGCAGGACGGATAG